One Verrucomicrobiaceae bacterium genomic window carries:
- a CDS encoding sulfatase, which produces MRFLICLLAFTSSALAADKPLNILFCFADDWGRYASEYAKYETFPSPNQVVKTPNIDRIAREGALFSRAYVNAPSCTPCRSALNSGRYFFNCGRAAILNGAVWDPAIPSFALTLKDKGYHIGKAFKVWSPGEPADAPFGGQAHAYQKAGGRFNNFSEEVEKMLQAGVALDAAKQQLYDEVRGNFDAFLSARPNGAPFLYWHGPTNVHRKWVKGSGEAQWGIKPESLKGKLPKHLPDVPVFHEDFGSYLGEIQAFDAQVGVLVQRLEEAGELENTVIVISGDHGAPGFPGGKCNLYDFGTNVTLAIRWPGQPGGRFIHDFVNLMDLAPTFMEIGGAAIPPGVNGKSIVSVMKSGQSGQVEKERDYVITGRERHVSIAREGNLPYPQRALRKDGFLYIHNFKPERMPMGDYKNLTDSFTPAQDALENNTYEAFPDMDSSPAKAWLIANRNDSQYKWYFDYAFAKRPQEELYDLQKDPDATINVASEAAYAEKKAQMAAELMQKLKAVGDPRVTMDPVPFELPPYTLDTKTAAKGKGKKGKGKAKQP; this is translated from the coding sequence ATGCGTTTTCTGATCTGTCTCCTTGCATTCACTAGCTCCGCCCTCGCGGCGGATAAGCCACTGAATATCCTCTTTTGCTTTGCGGATGATTGGGGGCGGTATGCGAGCGAGTATGCGAAGTATGAAACATTCCCCTCGCCGAATCAGGTGGTCAAAACACCGAATATCGACCGAATCGCCCGCGAGGGAGCGCTTTTCAGTCGGGCGTATGTGAATGCGCCGTCGTGTACGCCGTGTCGTAGTGCGCTTAATTCTGGACGCTATTTCTTTAACTGTGGTCGTGCGGCCATCCTCAATGGTGCGGTGTGGGACCCTGCGATACCGAGCTTTGCGCTCACGCTCAAAGACAAGGGCTATCACATCGGCAAGGCCTTCAAAGTATGGAGTCCGGGCGAGCCTGCGGATGCGCCTTTTGGCGGACAAGCGCACGCGTATCAGAAAGCTGGAGGTCGCTTCAATAACTTCTCCGAGGAGGTCGAAAAAATGCTCCAGGCCGGTGTGGCACTGGATGCGGCCAAGCAGCAGCTCTATGATGAAGTGCGCGGGAATTTCGATGCCTTTCTCTCGGCTAGGCCCAATGGGGCACCCTTCCTCTACTGGCACGGTCCGACCAATGTCCACCGCAAATGGGTCAAAGGCAGTGGTGAGGCCCAGTGGGGAATCAAACCAGAGTCGCTGAAGGGCAAGCTACCCAAGCACCTGCCGGACGTGCCGGTGTTTCATGAGGATTTCGGTAGCTACCTCGGTGAGATCCAGGCTTTCGATGCCCAAGTCGGCGTCCTGGTCCAGCGGCTCGAAGAAGCTGGAGAGCTCGAAAACACCGTCATCGTCATCAGCGGCGACCACGGCGCTCCAGGCTTCCCCGGTGGCAAATGCAATCTGTATGATTTCGGCACGAATGTCACCCTAGCGATCCGCTGGCCTGGGCAGCCCGGTGGGCGCTTCATCCATGATTTTGTCAATCTCATGGACCTAGCCCCCACTTTCATGGAAATCGGCGGTGCCGCGATCCCACCTGGGGTGAATGGCAAAAGCATCGTCAGCGTGATGAAATCAGGCCAAAGTGGTCAGGTGGAGAAGGAGCGTGACTATGTGATCACTGGCCGCGAGCGGCATGTCAGCATCGCCCGTGAAGGGAATCTGCCCTATCCACAGCGTGCGCTACGGAAGGATGGTTTTCTGTACATCCATAACTTCAAACCTGAGCGCATGCCGATGGGCGACTATAAGAACCTCACAGATAGCTTTACGCCCGCTCAAGACGCCCTCGAAAACAACACCTACGAGGCCTTTCCTGACATGGATAGCTCTCCCGCGAAGGCATGGCTCATCGCCAACCGAAACGACTCGCAATATAAGTGGTACTTCGATTACGCCTTTGCCAAAAGGCCCCAGGAAGAGCTCTACGATCTCCAAAAAGACCCTGATGCCACGATCAATGTGGCCTCTGAAGCAGCCTACGCCGAAAAGAAGGCCCAAATGGCCGCCGAACTGATGCAGAAGCTCAAAGCCGTGGGCGATCCCCGCGTGACGATGGACCCAGTGCCCTTCGAGCTGCCGCCCTACACTCTCGACACCAAAACCGCTGCGAAAGGCAAGGGTAAAAAAGGCAAGGGCAAGGCCAAGCAGCCGTGA
- a CDS encoding alpha/beta hydrolase produces MKNLLILSWIACGSLLAQTATPPAPKPRLAPTLANVAYGSHERQVLDFYKAESSKPTPVLFFIHGGGWVNGDKARPGELEACIAAGISVVSINYRYSNQAQLAGVMPPVKWPLEDAARALQFVRSKAAEWNLDKQRIGASGGSAGACSSLYLAFHDDMADPKSSDPVARESTRLWCAAVVGAQTSLDPKQLKEWTPNSRYGGHAFGFIDPNDKKTRDTRFAEFLQKRESVLKWIKLYSPYELVSKGDPPVYLRYSDTPALGQAQKDPTHTVNYGVKLQEHCRANGTECELNYPGAPEVKHTSVSAFLIAKLRQ; encoded by the coding sequence ATGAAAAACCTTCTCATCCTGTCATGGATCGCTTGCGGCAGTCTTCTGGCGCAAACGGCCACTCCTCCAGCTCCGAAACCTCGCCTAGCTCCGACGCTGGCGAATGTGGCCTACGGTTCGCATGAGAGGCAGGTGCTCGATTTTTACAAAGCAGAGTCCAGCAAGCCGACTCCGGTGCTTTTCTTCATCCACGGCGGTGGCTGGGTGAATGGAGATAAGGCCAGGCCGGGTGAGCTGGAGGCCTGCATCGCTGCGGGCATCTCGGTGGTGTCGATCAATTATCGCTACAGTAATCAAGCACAGCTCGCGGGAGTGATGCCGCCGGTGAAGTGGCCGCTGGAGGATGCTGCGCGGGCATTGCAGTTCGTGCGGAGCAAGGCTGCGGAGTGGAATTTGGATAAACAGCGCATCGGAGCCAGTGGCGGCAGCGCCGGGGCATGCAGCAGTCTGTACCTCGCCTTTCATGATGATATGGCGGACCCGAAGAGTAGCGATCCAGTCGCCCGTGAGTCCACACGGCTGTGGTGTGCAGCGGTGGTCGGTGCACAGACCTCACTGGACCCGAAACAGCTCAAGGAATGGACACCAAACAGCCGCTACGGTGGCCACGCTTTTGGCTTCATTGATCCGAACGATAAGAAGACCCGCGACACACGCTTCGCTGAGTTTTTGCAGAAGCGTGAGAGCGTGCTGAAGTGGATCAAGCTCTACTCTCCCTACGAGCTCGTCAGCAAAGGTGATCCACCCGTGTATCTGCGATACAGTGATACGCCAGCACTCGGCCAAGCACAGAAAGACCCCACTCATACCGTGAACTATGGCGTGAAGCTACAGGAGCACTGCCGTGCCAACGGCACCGAGTGTGAGCTGAACTACCCCGGTGCTCCTGAGGTGAAGCACACGAGTGTCAGCGCCTTTTTGATCGCGAAGCTGCGGCAATAA
- a CDS encoding FKBP-type peptidyl-prolyl cis-trans isomerase codes for MSALAIGKAFLTENASKPGVTTTASGLQYLILTPGTGKRPKATDTVVVNYRGTLINGVEFDSSYLAGREPAEFPLNRVIKGWTEGLQTMQEGGKTRFFIPSHLAYGKRGAGLDIGPDETLIFEVELLKVWED; via the coding sequence ATGTCCGCTCTAGCCATCGGCAAAGCCTTCCTCACTGAAAATGCCTCCAAGCCCGGCGTCACCACGACTGCCAGCGGCCTCCAATACCTCATCCTCACCCCTGGCACCGGAAAACGGCCCAAGGCCACCGACACCGTCGTCGTGAACTACCGTGGCACGCTCATCAATGGCGTCGAATTCGACAGCAGCTACCTCGCAGGCCGCGAGCCCGCAGAATTCCCACTCAATCGCGTCATCAAAGGCTGGACCGAGGGGCTCCAAACCATGCAGGAAGGCGGCAAAACACGCTTTTTCATCCCCAGCCACCTCGCTTATGGAAAACGCGGTGCTGGCCTCGATATCGGCCCCGACGAGACCCTCATCTTTGAGGTCGAGCTGCTGAAAGTGTGGGAAGATTGA
- the carA gene encoding glutamine-hydrolyzing carbamoyl-phosphate synthase small subunit — protein sequence MKKALLALEDGRVFEGTAFGAEATHTGEICFNTSMTGYQEVLTDPSYRGQIVAMTYTQIGNYGINPLDAESDQPHVRGFVIEELCAVPSNWRSTQSLHDYLVEWGIPGIQGIDTRALTKHLRTRGAMRAVITSSVLNTDEAVKLAASSPTMAGSDYVKEVSTQTPYLWDPEGTESRAWDIPSPSQKREGGATGAFHELPPATRHIVAYDFGIKRNILRSLRQSGFRVDVVPSTTSAQEVLARNPDGVFLSNGPGDPAALEYIHQEVRQLIGKKPIFAICLGHQILGHAYGGRTFKLKFGHRGGNQPVKDLRDGRVAITSQNHGFAIDPSSLPGNVEVTHINLNDGTVEGMRHREAPVLSVQYHPEAAPGPNDAKYFFSEFARMIDKA from the coding sequence ATGAAAAAAGCCCTCCTCGCACTTGAAGATGGCCGCGTGTTCGAAGGCACGGCGTTCGGCGCCGAGGCCACCCACACCGGCGAAATCTGCTTCAACACCTCCATGACCGGTTATCAGGAGGTTCTGACCGATCCTTCTTATCGTGGTCAGATCGTTGCCATGACCTACACCCAGATCGGGAACTACGGCATCAATCCGCTCGATGCAGAGAGTGATCAGCCCCATGTCCGCGGCTTCGTCATCGAGGAGCTGTGCGCAGTGCCGAGCAACTGGCGCAGCACCCAGAGTCTGCACGATTACCTCGTCGAGTGGGGCATCCCAGGCATTCAGGGGATCGACACGCGTGCCCTCACCAAGCATCTCCGCACTCGGGGAGCGATGCGTGCGGTCATCACGAGCAGCGTCCTCAATACGGACGAGGCCGTCAAGCTGGCCGCCAGCAGCCCTACCATGGCTGGCAGTGATTATGTCAAAGAGGTCAGCACCCAGACGCCCTATCTTTGGGACCCTGAAGGCACCGAAAGCCGTGCCTGGGACATTCCCAGCCCCTCCCAGAAGCGTGAAGGCGGTGCTACGGGTGCTTTTCATGAGCTCCCGCCAGCGACGCGTCACATCGTCGCCTACGATTTCGGCATCAAGCGCAACATCCTGCGCTCACTGCGCCAATCTGGCTTCCGCGTCGATGTCGTCCCCTCCACCACCTCTGCGCAAGAGGTCCTCGCCCGGAATCCTGATGGTGTTTTTCTCTCCAATGGCCCCGGCGATCCTGCGGCGCTCGAGTACATCCACCAGGAGGTCCGTCAGCTCATCGGCAAAAAGCCCATCTTCGCCATTTGCCTCGGCCACCAGATCCTCGGCCACGCCTACGGCGGCCGCACCTTTAAGCTGAAATTTGGCCACCGGGGTGGCAATCAGCCGGTCAAAGACCTGCGTGATGGCCGTGTCGCGATCACCAGCCAGAATCATGGTTTTGCCATCGACCCCTCCAGCCTCCCTGGCAATGTGGAGGTCACGCATATCAACCTCAACGACGGCACCGTCGAAGGCATGCGCCACCGCGAAGCCCCCGTCCTCAGTGTCCAATACCATCCAGAGGCTGCTCCAGGCCCGAACGACGCGAAGTACTTCTTCTCCGAGTTCGCCCGGATGATCGACAAGGCGTAA
- a CDS encoding arylsulfatase → MSGPVRDMPWRMTSLPVGAGRLTQPYRASSGFCMSEDHAVHVFPYHMLSRLFFAFLTSALCLQASPNIIYILCDDLAQGDLGCYGQKIIQTPHLDRMAKEGTRFTQSYCGTTVCAPSRSSLMTGLHSGHCPIRANREVQPEGQKPLPEGTVTVASILKSVGYATACCGKWGMGMFDTSGSPLKRGFDHFFGYNCQRHAHSYFPSYLYRDDQRITLPGNDGKGIGATYAQELIAAEALKFVREHRDGPFFLYYAITLPHGRHEIDQLGAYADKDWTPTQKAYAAQVTRLDSDVGRLLDLLRELKLDQNTLVMLSGDNGSSFDPKSEVGSLFDQASNGLRGYKRGLYEGALRQAALAWWPGKVPAGRVSDEPWAFWDFLPTAAELAQAKIPADCHTDGLSLVSFLQGGAAPQREHFYWELHEGTSLQAVRFGTWKAVRNGPAKPIELYDLKNDAGEKNNLAASQPDLVAKAESLMKSSRTEHADWPLVQQQPRKAKKAKVK, encoded by the coding sequence ATGTCGGGGCCAGTGAGGGACATGCCATGGCGAATGACATCTTTGCCAGTTGGCGCCGGAAGGTTGACGCAGCCATACCGCGCTAGCTCAGGGTTTTGCATGTCAGAAGACCATGCGGTGCACGTTTTCCCCTACCACATGCTCTCGCGCCTTTTCTTTGCCTTCCTGACCTCTGCGCTCTGCCTTCAGGCCTCGCCCAATATCATCTACATCTTATGCGATGACTTAGCGCAGGGTGATCTGGGCTGTTATGGACAAAAAATCATCCAGACGCCACACCTAGACCGCATGGCCAAGGAGGGCACGCGTTTCACACAGAGTTACTGTGGGACGACGGTGTGTGCTCCTTCTCGCTCCTCACTGATGACGGGTCTGCACAGTGGACACTGCCCGATCCGGGCCAATCGTGAGGTGCAGCCAGAAGGCCAGAAGCCACTGCCAGAGGGCACTGTCACCGTCGCCAGCATCTTGAAGAGCGTGGGCTACGCCACTGCCTGCTGTGGGAAATGGGGCATGGGCATGTTTGATACCAGTGGCAGCCCGCTGAAGCGTGGATTTGACCACTTTTTCGGTTACAACTGCCAGCGGCACGCACATAGCTACTTCCCCTCGTATCTCTACCGTGATGATCAGCGCATCACTCTACCGGGCAATGACGGAAAGGGCATCGGAGCCACTTATGCGCAGGAGCTGATCGCGGCGGAGGCTCTGAAATTCGTGCGTGAGCACCGTGATGGACCTTTTTTTCTCTACTACGCCATCACCCTGCCACATGGGCGGCATGAGATCGACCAACTCGGTGCCTACGCGGACAAGGACTGGACTCCGACACAAAAAGCCTACGCCGCGCAGGTCACACGGCTGGATAGCGACGTGGGCCGCCTGCTCGATCTCCTACGTGAGCTCAAGCTCGATCAAAACACCCTCGTCATGCTCAGTGGTGACAATGGCTCCTCCTTTGATCCGAAATCAGAGGTCGGCAGCCTCTTCGATCAGGCCTCCAATGGACTACGTGGCTACAAACGTGGGCTCTATGAAGGAGCACTGCGTCAGGCCGCACTCGCCTGGTGGCCCGGCAAAGTGCCCGCTGGCCGCGTGAGCGATGAGCCATGGGCTTTCTGGGACTTCCTCCCCACAGCAGCAGAACTAGCCCAGGCGAAAATCCCGGCGGATTGCCACACGGATGGTCTTTCGCTCGTGAGCTTCCTCCAGGGCGGTGCGGCACCTCAGCGTGAGCATTTTTACTGGGAGCTGCATGAGGGCACCTCCCTCCAAGCGGTGCGCTTTGGCACCTGGAAAGCCGTGCGCAATGGCCCCGCGAAGCCCATCGAGCTCTACGATCTCAAAAACGACGCAGGTGAGAAAAACAATCTCGCCGCGAGTCAGCCCGACCTCGTCGCCAAGGCCGAGTCTCTCATGAAATCCAGCCGCACAGAGCACGCAGACTGGCCCCTGGTCCAGCAGCAGCCGCGCAAAGCGAAGAAGGCCAAAGTGAAGTAA
- a CDS encoding c-type cytochrome: MRLLTTYLSLVTAISCAADFPALYNSEPGNPSPMSPQEALKALKLPAGFQATLFAAEPDVQNPIAMSWDTKGRMWIAENYTYAERAKRFDLTLKDRVIILEDKDWDGIAETRKVFTDDVQMLTSVEVGRGGVWLMCPPQVLFIPDANGDDIPDSEPQVMIDGFTVAKDNYHNFANGLRFAPDGWLCGRCGHSCPGKLGIPGTPDEQRVPMKGGIWRYHPEKKIVEVLTHGTTNPWGHDWDTNGELFFINTVTGHLWHLIHGAHLMDSSTLNPFVYEKLDTIADHYHYDRSGSWTESRDGKANSLGGGHAHIGMMIYQADQWPEQYRNKLFTLNMHGRRANVERLERHGSGYVGKHEPDVILSDDPWFRGIEISTGPDGSGFILDWSDTGECHDSTGVHRTSGRIFRISYGEPKKPETPFAWRKPWPKADLNGDEHQRALAIRELVQFSPLDAIPGPQAHAKYPELAFDPAKMAVNEKSAFVRLQLASVLQRLPLEKRPALAIALLSHTEDANDPFLPNMVWYGISPLKADSLLEIAKTCSWPKVTRWIARKLATEPEALDALLAINSSDDVLEGMAEAFKGIRKAPKPANWDKVVASSKSAHLRDLSILFGDGRALDDVKKIALDDKADITTREAALKTLIEARPDDLCTLCEQLLDTRQLNLTAVRGLALFDDPAIGQKIAKNYRKFNSTAVIDTLVARPAFAKALLAEMAAARIPRTDLTAFHARQIRAFKDEALSKQLTEAWGELRDTAADKKQLIAKLKADLKPDVLAKANLSNGRMLFTAVCGACHMMYGQGGKIGPDLTGSGRASIDYLLENIADPSGVVSADYRMSLLTLKDGRQLSGVIAGKTDRTLTLRTLTESMTHDRTEVVKEEASPMSMMPEGLLLALPPDQVRDLIAYLMHPVQVK; encoded by the coding sequence ATGCGCCTTCTCACCACTTACCTCTCACTTGTCACTGCCATCTCCTGCGCGGCAGACTTCCCAGCTCTCTACAACAGCGAACCGGGCAATCCCTCGCCGATGTCGCCGCAGGAGGCGCTGAAGGCCCTCAAGCTGCCCGCAGGCTTCCAGGCCACGCTTTTTGCCGCAGAGCCGGACGTGCAGAATCCCATCGCGATGTCCTGGGATACGAAAGGACGCATGTGGATCGCAGAAAACTACACCTACGCCGAGCGAGCGAAGCGCTTCGACCTCACGCTGAAGGATCGCGTCATCATCCTCGAAGACAAAGACTGGGATGGCATCGCTGAGACGCGGAAAGTCTTCACCGACGACGTGCAGATGCTCACCAGCGTCGAGGTTGGTCGCGGCGGCGTGTGGCTCATGTGCCCGCCGCAGGTGCTCTTTATCCCGGATGCCAATGGCGACGACATTCCCGACTCCGAGCCGCAGGTGATGATCGACGGCTTCACCGTGGCGAAGGACAACTACCACAACTTCGCCAACGGCCTGCGCTTTGCGCCTGATGGCTGGCTCTGTGGCCGTTGCGGGCACTCCTGCCCCGGCAAGCTCGGCATCCCCGGCACGCCGGATGAGCAACGCGTGCCCATGAAAGGCGGCATCTGGCGCTACCATCCTGAAAAGAAGATCGTCGAAGTGCTCACCCACGGCACCACGAATCCGTGGGGCCATGATTGGGATACGAATGGCGAACTCTTCTTCATCAACACCGTCACCGGCCACCTCTGGCACCTCATCCACGGTGCTCACCTCATGGATTCCAGCACGCTAAACCCGTTCGTGTATGAAAAGCTCGATACCATCGCCGATCACTACCACTACGACCGCAGCGGGAGCTGGACCGAAAGCCGCGATGGCAAAGCGAACAGCCTCGGCGGCGGCCACGCCCACATCGGCATGATGATCTACCAGGCCGATCAATGGCCCGAGCAATACCGAAACAAACTCTTCACCCTCAACATGCACGGTCGCCGCGCCAATGTGGAGCGACTCGAGCGCCACGGCAGCGGCTACGTCGGCAAACACGAGCCCGATGTCATCCTCAGCGATGATCCGTGGTTTCGCGGCATCGAAATCAGCACCGGCCCCGACGGCAGCGGCTTCATCCTCGATTGGAGCGACACCGGCGAATGCCACGACTCCACTGGCGTGCACCGCACCTCCGGCCGCATCTTCCGCATCAGCTATGGAGAGCCGAAGAAGCCCGAAACGCCTTTCGCATGGCGCAAACCATGGCCGAAGGCCGATCTCAACGGCGATGAGCATCAACGCGCCCTCGCCATTCGCGAACTCGTGCAGTTTTCACCTCTCGATGCCATTCCAGGCCCGCAAGCACACGCGAAGTATCCCGAGCTCGCCTTCGATCCGGCAAAAATGGCCGTGAACGAAAAATCGGCCTTCGTGCGCCTTCAGCTAGCTTCTGTGCTTCAGCGTCTTCCGCTCGAAAAAAGGCCCGCTTTGGCCATCGCACTGCTTTCGCACACCGAAGACGCCAACGACCCGTTTTTGCCAAACATGGTCTGGTATGGCATTTCGCCGCTGAAGGCCGATTCACTGCTCGAAATCGCCAAAACATGCTCTTGGCCCAAAGTAACGCGTTGGATCGCCCGCAAGCTCGCCACGGAGCCGGAGGCTCTTGATGCCCTCCTCGCCATCAACAGCTCTGATGACGTGCTCGAAGGCATGGCAGAGGCCTTCAAAGGCATCCGCAAGGCTCCGAAGCCGGCGAATTGGGATAAAGTCGTCGCGAGCTCGAAATCGGCACATCTTCGCGATTTGAGCATCCTCTTCGGCGATGGCAGGGCGCTGGATGACGTGAAGAAAATCGCTCTCGATGATAAGGCGGACATCACCACCCGCGAAGCCGCGCTCAAAACGCTCATCGAAGCCCGCCCGGATGATCTGTGCACACTTTGCGAGCAACTTCTCGACACCCGCCAGCTCAACCTCACCGCCGTGCGCGGCCTTGCCTTGTTCGATGATCCGGCCATCGGCCAAAAGATCGCGAAGAACTACCGCAAGTTCAATTCCACCGCCGTCATCGACACGCTCGTCGCCCGCCCCGCCTTTGCGAAGGCCCTGCTCGCCGAAATGGCCGCTGCACGCATCCCACGAACCGATTTGACCGCTTTCCACGCCCGCCAGATCCGCGCCTTTAAAGACGAAGCTCTCAGCAAGCAGCTCACCGAAGCCTGGGGCGAACTACGCGACACCGCTGCCGATAAAAAACAACTCATCGCCAAGCTGAAAGCCGACTTGAAGCCCGATGTGCTCGCCAAAGCGAACCTCAGCAATGGCCGCATGCTCTTCACCGCCGTCTGCGGTGCCTGCCACATGATGTATGGCCAGGGTGGCAAGATCGGCCCTGATCTCACCGGCAGTGGGCGTGCCAGCATCGACTACCTGCTCGAAAACATCGCCGATCCCAGTGGCGTCGTCAGTGCGGACTACCGCATGAGCCTGCTCACGCTCAAAGATGGTCGCCAGCTCAGCGGCGTCATCGCCGGAAAGACAGATCGCACACTCACGTTGCGCACCTTGACCGAGTCGATGACGCACGATCGCACTGAAGTCGTCAAAGAAGAAGCCTCGCCCATGTCGATGATGCCGGAAGGCCTGCTCCTCGCCCTTCCGCCGGATCAAGTGCGCGACCTCATCGCCTACCTCATGCACCCGGTGCAGGTAAAGTAG